The Lacipirellula parvula genome window below encodes:
- a CDS encoding FAD-dependent oxidoreductase: MSAHVLLATTIAFAFCAATARSVHAAESIVADVVVYGGTSGGVVAAVQAARLGKSAIIIESGRHLGGMTSGGLSWTDVGNAPDRIDAIGGLAREVYRRIGAEYGVAPGKEFAPPATDDATRVGVDFAKPASLSFEPKVAEKVLNDLVAAAKVSVYYSAPLASVEKGANRITALVAGNGQRFSGRVFIDATYEGDLLAAAGVSSTLGREANAQYGETANGIQSPAKKPPAGRFVVPLDPYRTRGDAASGLLPYLLQAGDLGQVGAADRRIQSYNYRVCLTDRAANRLPIAPPADYDAANYELLARWIAARQAAGERLTLRSFLKYDPLQNGKYDFNNRWPISTDFIGGADEYPEASPAKRAEITRRHEDYLRGLFHFLATDKRSPPEVRAETSRFGLCRDEFLDTGGWPHQLYVREARRMVSDFVMTEHHCTGAAVAPHSIGLGTYGIDMHAVRRIVHAGQPVNEGSNSVSVPRPYPIAYDAIVPKQGECDNLLATFALSASHVAFGSIRMEPVFMTLSQSAATAAALAIDDDVAIQAVDYKELRDQLLADGQVLEWGQPDR, encoded by the coding sequence ATGTCTGCGCACGTCCTCCTCGCCACCACCATCGCGTTTGCTTTCTGCGCCGCCACAGCTCGTAGCGTGCATGCCGCCGAATCAATCGTCGCCGACGTCGTCGTTTACGGCGGCACATCGGGCGGCGTCGTGGCGGCTGTCCAAGCGGCGCGTCTCGGCAAGTCCGCCATCATCATTGAATCTGGCCGCCACCTCGGCGGCATGACATCCGGCGGCCTCAGTTGGACCGACGTCGGTAACGCTCCCGATCGCATCGACGCGATCGGCGGACTCGCGCGGGAAGTCTACCGGCGAATTGGGGCCGAATACGGCGTTGCTCCCGGCAAAGAATTCGCTCCGCCCGCAACCGACGATGCGACTCGCGTCGGGGTTGATTTTGCCAAACCGGCCTCGCTCTCATTCGAGCCGAAAGTTGCCGAGAAGGTTCTCAACGACCTCGTCGCTGCCGCCAAAGTGAGCGTTTATTATTCCGCGCCTCTCGCATCCGTCGAGAAAGGCGCCAATCGCATCACAGCGCTTGTCGCAGGCAACGGTCAACGGTTTTCCGGCCGAGTCTTTATCGATGCAACCTACGAAGGCGACCTGCTCGCCGCCGCCGGCGTTTCGTCCACCCTCGGGCGTGAGGCGAATGCCCAGTACGGCGAAACTGCCAACGGCATCCAATCCCCGGCGAAGAAACCTCCCGCCGGCCGGTTCGTCGTGCCGCTCGATCCGTACCGCACGAGGGGCGACGCCGCGAGCGGACTGCTTCCTTACTTACTGCAAGCGGGCGACCTCGGCCAAGTTGGCGCGGCGGACCGCAGAATCCAGAGCTACAACTACCGCGTCTGTCTGACCGATCGGGCGGCCAACCGTCTCCCCATCGCACCGCCCGCCGACTACGATGCCGCGAATTACGAACTCCTCGCCCGCTGGATCGCCGCGCGGCAAGCGGCAGGTGAGCGACTGACGCTTCGCAGCTTTCTGAAATACGATCCGCTGCAAAATGGCAAATACGACTTCAACAACCGCTGGCCCATCTCCACCGACTTTATTGGCGGCGCCGATGAGTACCCCGAAGCCAGCCCGGCCAAGCGCGCCGAAATCACGCGCCGCCACGAGGACTACCTCCGCGGCCTGTTCCACTTCTTGGCCACCGACAAGCGCTCGCCGCCGGAAGTCCGCGCCGAGACGTCGCGCTTCGGCCTGTGCCGCGACGAGTTCCTCGACACCGGCGGCTGGCCGCACCAACTCTACGTGCGCGAAGCCCGCCGCATGGTGAGCGACTTCGTGATGACCGAGCATCACTGCACCGGCGCCGCGGTCGCCCCGCACTCGATCGGCCTCGGGACTTACGGCATCGACATGCACGCCGTACGGCGGATCGTCCACGCCGGCCAACCGGTCAATGAAGGGAGCAACAGCGTCTCCGTGCCGCGTCCGTACCCCATCGCCTACGACGCCATCGTGCCGAAGCAGGGCGAGTGCGACAATCTGCTCGCCACGTTCGCGCTTTCCGCCAGCCATGTCGCCTTCGGCTCGATCCGCATGGAGCCGGTCTTCATGACGCTTAGCCAATCGGCTGCCACCGCCGCCGCGCTCGCGATCGACGACGATGTCGCGATCCAGGCGGTCGACTACAAAGAACTCCGCGACCAACTCCTCGCTGACGGACAGGTGCTGGAGTGGGGCCAGCCCGACCGTTAA
- a CDS encoding alpha-galactosidase produces MKSSALVMLLAVGWMSSVAHADTASSFLAEGELASSTRWADEHFGGDVAKLPFSFKLGDESSATVLGRSKPTVSSEKLGDYAVRRTLKWNDAKTGLETQVVAVDYKDYPSVEWTVRFTNVGKEDSPILSEIQAIDLTQAIPLDAKATLHHQKGSTAVPNDFEPYQTALDVGTDKKFASAGGRGTNGDWPYFNVNWGKQGLIVVMGWPGQWNLSMQRNEAGELIVRGGQEAAHFKLHPNESARTPLIVVQAYDGDWIRGQNIWRRWVVAHNLPRPEGKLPPAQMVACSSHQFNEMLNANEENQKQFIDRYLEEKFPLDYWWMDAGWYPNDGTWVTTGTWEVDKNRFPNGLRAITDHGHEKGVKSIVWFEPERVAPNSWLYNERPQWLLTPPPNPGNQAYDERWRLLDLGNKEAREWLTKHVNDLIESQGIDLYRQDFNVDPLMFWRNGEAEDRQGIAENHYIEGYLAYWDGILAAHPNVRIDNCASGGRRMDLESMRRSVPLLRSDFLFEPTGQQAHTYGISLWIPYHGTGTLVGKSAIGLNTGEGVSGYDFRSHIAPSFTACWDLRDKALDYDSLRRLVGEFKKISPLYSSDFYPLTPHSLATNEWIAWQFNNPEKGEAVVQAFRRQDNEEPEKSLKLQGLDPAAQYRIEPLSGGDAWTESGAKLMDQGLNAKLGEKRSAGLYFLTKEQGG; encoded by the coding sequence ATGAAATCGTCTGCTCTAGTGATGTTGTTGGCCGTTGGCTGGATGTCGAGCGTTGCGCACGCGGACACAGCCTCTTCTTTTTTGGCCGAGGGCGAACTTGCGTCCTCGACGCGTTGGGCCGACGAGCACTTCGGCGGCGACGTCGCGAAGCTGCCGTTCAGCTTCAAGTTGGGCGATGAAAGTTCGGCCACGGTGCTCGGCCGCTCGAAGCCGACCGTGAGCAGCGAGAAGCTTGGCGACTATGCCGTTCGCCGGACGCTGAAATGGAACGATGCAAAAACGGGGCTCGAGACGCAAGTCGTCGCCGTTGATTACAAAGACTATCCGAGCGTTGAATGGACCGTCCGCTTCACGAACGTCGGCAAGGAAGATAGCCCGATCCTCTCGGAGATTCAGGCGATCGATCTGACTCAGGCGATTCCGCTTGATGCGAAGGCGACGCTGCATCATCAAAAGGGTTCGACGGCCGTTCCCAACGACTTCGAGCCGTATCAAACCGCGCTCGACGTGGGCACAGACAAGAAGTTCGCGTCCGCCGGCGGACGCGGTACTAACGGCGATTGGCCCTACTTCAACGTCAACTGGGGCAAGCAAGGGCTCATCGTGGTCATGGGCTGGCCCGGCCAATGGAATCTCAGTATGCAGCGGAACGAAGCCGGAGAGCTCATCGTCCGCGGCGGCCAAGAGGCGGCCCATTTCAAGTTGCACCCGAACGAATCGGCCCGCACTCCGCTGATCGTCGTCCAAGCCTACGACGGCGATTGGATTCGCGGCCAGAACATTTGGCGCCGTTGGGTGGTCGCCCACAATCTGCCGCGTCCGGAAGGCAAGCTTCCGCCCGCGCAAATGGTGGCGTGCAGTTCGCATCAGTTCAACGAGATGCTCAACGCCAATGAAGAAAACCAAAAGCAATTCATCGACCGTTACCTCGAAGAGAAGTTTCCGCTCGACTACTGGTGGATGGATGCGGGCTGGTACCCGAATGACGGCACGTGGGTCACGACCGGCACCTGGGAAGTGGACAAGAATCGCTTCCCGAACGGTCTGCGCGCCATCACCGATCACGGCCATGAGAAGGGCGTGAAGTCTATCGTCTGGTTCGAGCCGGAACGCGTCGCGCCGAACTCGTGGCTTTACAACGAACGCCCGCAGTGGCTGCTCACTCCGCCGCCGAATCCAGGCAATCAAGCCTACGACGAGCGGTGGCGCCTCCTGGACTTAGGCAACAAAGAAGCTCGCGAGTGGCTCACAAAGCACGTCAACGATCTGATCGAGAGCCAAGGCATCGATCTGTATCGGCAAGATTTTAACGTCGATCCGCTGATGTTCTGGCGGAATGGCGAGGCCGAAGATCGGCAAGGCATTGCCGAAAATCACTACATTGAAGGCTACCTCGCCTACTGGGACGGGATTCTTGCCGCCCATCCGAACGTCCGCATCGACAACTGCGCGAGTGGCGGTCGGCGGATGGATCTCGAGTCGATGCGGCGCAGCGTGCCGTTGCTACGTAGCGACTTCCTGTTCGAACCGACCGGCCAACAAGCGCACACCTACGGTATTTCGCTGTGGATTCCCTATCACGGCACGGGAACGCTAGTCGGTAAGAGCGCCATCGGCCTGAACACCGGCGAAGGCGTTAGCGGCTACGACTTCCGCAGCCACATCGCGCCGAGTTTCACCGCTTGCTGGGACCTCCGCGACAAGGCGCTCGACTACGACTCGTTGCGTCGTTTGGTCGGCGAATTCAAGAAGATCTCCCCGCTCTACTCCAGCGACTTTTACCCTCTGACGCCGCACAGCCTCGCCACGAACGAATGGATTGCTTGGCAATTCAACAACCCGGAAAAGGGTGAAGCGGTCGTTCAGGCCTTCCGCCGTCAAGACAACGAGGAGCCGGAAAAGTCGCTGAAGTTGCAAGGCCTCGACCCAGCCGCACAGTACCGGATTGAGCCGCTCAGCGGCGGCGACGCCTGGACCGAGTCGGGCGCGAAGCTCATGGATCAAGGGCTGAACGCGAAACTCGGAGAAAAACGGAGCGCGGGACTTTATTTCCTGACGAAGGAACAAGGGGGTTAA
- a CDS encoding S1C family serine protease, protein MKLLRGCRWSLVLSLALLPSLLHGQEPASETPESPASLEGAVEAVKAAAEAVVDEAVNSAGEPAAEEPAAEQPAAEPDADAAIEAAVVKLNVTSRAPDFFRPWTKASPAKSSGSGVVIAGPRILTNAHVVLHASEVLVQLRQGGDQLRGKVTAIAPGIDLALVELVDPAGLGGITPLSLATDLPKLKSHISVYGYPQGGDDLSVTDGIVSRIEYASYNYGAWGTRVQVDAALNPGNSGGPAIQDGKIAGLVFSKIQEADNIGYLIPPEEIESFLKDAADGQYDGNPQMYDEYQTAENEALRTFLKMPSEVTGIVVTEPYRDADDYPLEPWDVITHIGPHAIDNQGYVEVREGLRLRFQYYIPRLANDGKVELTVFRDGKSQVVQVPVSPDRDYLVPILKDRYPEYFIYGPMVFEAASQEYVRGLGANGSGMLLWLNSPILERLYDPPAEPGEELVVIATRLFPHTIAKGYDNRLGVVKSVNGVAVKNLRHLGELLRDSTDEFLRFEMDDRNESLVFRRSEIEAATEEILTDEGIRYQASEKLRDIWED, encoded by the coding sequence ATGAAGTTGCTGCGTGGATGTCGTTGGTCGTTGGTATTGTCGCTCGCCTTATTGCCGAGCCTGTTGCATGGACAGGAGCCCGCAAGCGAGACGCCCGAATCCCCCGCCTCCCTTGAGGGAGCCGTCGAAGCGGTGAAAGCGGCTGCCGAAGCCGTCGTCGATGAGGCGGTTAACTCTGCGGGCGAACCGGCCGCAGAAGAGCCGGCCGCAGAGCAACCTGCCGCGGAACCCGACGCCGACGCGGCGATTGAGGCGGCGGTGGTGAAGCTGAATGTCACCTCGCGGGCGCCCGATTTCTTCCGCCCTTGGACGAAGGCGAGCCCGGCGAAGTCGTCCGGATCCGGCGTCGTCATCGCCGGGCCGCGGATTCTCACCAACGCCCATGTCGTGCTGCACGCGAGCGAAGTCCTCGTTCAACTCCGCCAAGGGGGCGACCAGCTCCGCGGCAAAGTGACCGCGATTGCTCCCGGCATCGACCTGGCGCTTGTCGAGCTAGTCGATCCGGCGGGGCTCGGCGGGATTACGCCGCTGTCGCTGGCGACCGATCTACCGAAGCTCAAATCGCACATTAGCGTCTACGGCTATCCCCAGGGGGGCGACGACCTGTCGGTGACCGACGGCATCGTCTCGCGGATTGAGTACGCCAGCTACAACTACGGCGCCTGGGGCACGCGGGTGCAGGTCGATGCGGCTCTCAACCCCGGCAACAGCGGCGGGCCGGCAATTCAGGACGGCAAGATCGCCGGGCTGGTCTTCAGCAAGATTCAGGAGGCCGACAACATCGGCTACCTCATTCCGCCCGAAGAGATCGAATCGTTCCTCAAGGACGCCGCGGATGGCCAATACGACGGAAATCCGCAGATGTACGATGAGTACCAAACGGCTGAAAACGAAGCATTGCGGACGTTTCTCAAGATGCCGAGCGAGGTGACGGGCATCGTCGTCACCGAGCCCTACCGCGACGCGGACGACTATCCGCTCGAGCCGTGGGACGTCATCACCCACATCGGCCCGCATGCGATCGATAACCAGGGGTACGTCGAGGTCCGCGAGGGGCTGCGGCTCCGCTTTCAGTACTACATCCCTCGGTTGGCGAACGACGGCAAAGTCGAGCTGACGGTGTTTCGGGACGGCAAATCGCAGGTGGTGCAGGTCCCCGTGTCGCCCGATCGCGACTATCTAGTGCCGATCCTGAAGGACCGCTATCCGGAATACTTCATCTACGGGCCGATGGTCTTCGAGGCGGCATCGCAGGAATACGTGCGCGGGCTGGGGGCGAACGGCAGCGGCATGCTGTTGTGGCTCAATAGCCCGATCCTTGAGCGGCTGTACGATCCGCCTGCCGAGCCGGGCGAGGAACTCGTCGTCATCGCGACGCGGCTCTTTCCGCACACCATCGCCAAGGGCTACGACAATCGCCTCGGCGTCGTGAAGAGCGTCAACGGCGTGGCCGTGAAGAACCTCCGCCACCTCGGCGAACTATTGCGAGATAGCACCGATGAGTTCTTGCGGTTCGAAATGGACGACCGCAACGAATCGCTTGTCTTCCGCCGCAGCGAGATCGAGGCGGCGACGGAGGAGATTCTCACGGACGAAGGGATTCGCTATCAGGCGTCGGAGAAGCTACGCGATATCTGGGAAGATTGA
- a CDS encoding DUF1398 domain-containing protein: MDSTAIEQAAHATHHGTKPFPEIVGMLIAAGVEYYFVDYTALATTFYGKGCVVTCPVRYEDMPPIADDFNADEVKAAILDSQRHGQVHRDFSRRVMAAGVQGYFAFLRGQRVTYLGRQGDQHTEWFPGAGPSKLVQ, from the coding sequence ATGGACTCAACCGCAATTGAACAAGCGGCGCACGCAACTCACCACGGCACAAAGCCGTTTCCCGAAATCGTCGGTATGTTGATCGCCGCGGGCGTCGAATATTACTTTGTTGACTACACGGCGCTGGCGACGACGTTCTATGGGAAAGGTTGCGTCGTGACTTGTCCTGTTCGATATGAGGACATGCCGCCAATCGCCGATGATTTTAACGCTGACGAAGTCAAGGCGGCCATTCTCGACAGCCAACGCCACGGCCAAGTTCATCGCGATTTCTCACGTCGCGTGATGGCGGCTGGAGTGCAAGGTTACTTCGCCTTCCTGCGCGGTCAGCGTGTTACTTACCTTGGTAGGCAAGGCGACCAGCATACCGAATGGTTTCCTGGCGCCGGGCCGTCGAAGTTGGTGCAATGA
- the atpC gene encoding ATP synthase F1 subunit epsilon, which yields MAAHAETSSHSTTHATGTTGELRVVVVTPEQTVLDATSDFVALPLFDGELGVAPGHAPMIGRLGYGELRIGHGEGQRYYIDGGFVQVVDNVVSVLTNRAIAAPKLDETKIGETISYLLTTPAAGDDELNRRDRALAQSRAQLRVAQHAK from the coding sequence ATGGCCGCCCACGCCGAAACATCGAGCCACTCGACGACCCATGCAACTGGGACCACCGGAGAGCTGCGCGTCGTCGTCGTGACGCCGGAGCAGACGGTGCTCGACGCGACGAGCGACTTCGTGGCGCTGCCGCTGTTTGATGGCGAACTTGGCGTCGCGCCGGGTCATGCCCCGATGATCGGCCGGCTTGGCTACGGCGAGCTGCGGATTGGCCACGGCGAAGGGCAGCGGTACTACATCGACGGCGGCTTCGTGCAGGTCGTCGACAACGTCGTTTCGGTGCTCACCAACCGCGCGATCGCAGCGCCGAAGCTCGATGAGACGAAGATCGGCGAGACGATCTCGTATCTGCTGACGACTCCGGCTGCCGGCGACGACGAACTCAACCGCCGCGACCGTGCGCTCGCCCAGAGCCGTGCGCAACTCCGCGTTGCTCAGCACGCGAAGTAA
- a CDS encoding adenylate/guanylate cyclase domain-containing protein — protein MSTADSKSEAPASPEPAPIYPLFCYRQRQRVLATQLDTTLEIGRQREEEPAPVVRIDSALGARVILAPIDDVAISRSHVEVGPTDSALVQIRNLSATQLVRISPNQTLEPGAATRMTPPVLLQFGDYAVRVDPPEDEQLQLEGLPERTIPPGRIAPPASAAMLGATFDEGRLLRWLETILGVFQSAANAHDFSEQAARAAVKIVGLDAAAVLRCEEGRWKTEALYAADQRPGENQSAWAPSQTLLGWVRRDRRTFRHVPPTGPDTPRSLQNVSALVAAPILNGAGEVIGALYGDRRSGERTGGMPIITEFEAKLVELLASGIAAGLARLKEEQAAVAARVQFEQFFTPQLATQLQRDPGLLEGRNAEVTILFADIRGFSRIAEQLGPDRTMAWIQDTMGALSESVLAYDGVLVDYIGDELMAMWGAPAPQTDHARLACLAAQHMLEQLDAISARWQAELGAPVRLGIGLNSGVARVGNTGSALKFKYGPLGDVVNVASRVQGATKYLGADCLITGETLKRLPAEIANRRLARVRAVNIAHPIDLYELVPNAGRDWEQNRTAYDAALRALEQENWPQATAAADALAKAYPEDAAIAALVKRVASADRTDLPGDTSVWQLPGK, from the coding sequence ATGTCGACAGCCGATTCGAAGTCTGAAGCCCCCGCCTCCCCCGAGCCGGCGCCGATCTACCCTCTCTTCTGCTACCGCCAGCGGCAGCGCGTCCTGGCGACACAGCTCGATACGACGCTTGAAATCGGTCGCCAACGCGAAGAAGAACCGGCGCCCGTGGTTCGCATCGACAGCGCGTTGGGAGCCCGGGTAATTCTCGCCCCGATCGACGACGTCGCGATCTCCCGCTCGCACGTTGAGGTGGGCCCGACCGACTCGGCGCTTGTCCAGATTCGCAATCTCAGCGCCACGCAACTGGTGCGGATCTCGCCCAATCAGACGCTCGAACCAGGAGCCGCCACGCGGATGACGCCGCCGGTGCTGCTGCAGTTCGGCGACTACGCCGTCCGCGTCGACCCGCCCGAAGACGAGCAGTTGCAACTCGAAGGCTTGCCCGAGCGAACGATCCCCCCCGGCCGGATCGCGCCGCCGGCGTCGGCGGCAATGCTGGGGGCGACGTTCGACGAAGGACGACTGCTGCGATGGCTTGAGACCATCCTGGGCGTGTTCCAAAGCGCCGCCAATGCTCACGACTTCTCGGAACAGGCCGCCCGCGCCGCGGTGAAGATTGTCGGCCTCGACGCCGCTGCCGTTCTCCGCTGTGAAGAAGGACGCTGGAAAACCGAAGCCCTCTACGCCGCCGACCAACGCCCCGGGGAGAACCAGTCGGCCTGGGCGCCAAGCCAAACGCTGCTCGGCTGGGTACGCCGCGATCGCCGCACGTTCCGCCATGTGCCGCCTACCGGCCCCGACACGCCGCGCAGTCTGCAGAACGTCTCCGCGCTCGTCGCAGCGCCGATCTTGAACGGGGCAGGGGAGGTGATCGGCGCGCTCTACGGCGATCGCCGCAGCGGCGAGCGGACCGGCGGCATGCCGATCATCACCGAGTTCGAAGCGAAGCTCGTCGAACTTCTTGCCAGCGGCATCGCTGCGGGGCTCGCGCGGCTGAAGGAAGAGCAAGCCGCCGTGGCCGCCCGCGTGCAGTTCGAGCAGTTCTTTACTCCGCAACTCGCGACGCAACTGCAGCGCGATCCCGGTTTGCTCGAAGGCCGCAACGCCGAGGTGACGATTCTATTCGCGGACATCCGCGGGTTCAGTCGCATCGCCGAGCAGCTAGGCCCCGACCGCACGATGGCGTGGATCCAGGACACGATGGGCGCCCTCTCGGAATCGGTGCTCGCGTACGACGGCGTCCTCGTCGACTACATTGGCGACGAACTGATGGCGATGTGGGGCGCCCCCGCGCCGCAGACCGATCACGCTCGCCTGGCCTGCCTCGCCGCGCAGCATATGCTCGAGCAGCTCGATGCGATCTCGGCAAGATGGCAGGCTGAGTTAGGCGCCCCGGTGCGGCTCGGGATTGGCCTCAACTCCGGCGTCGCCCGCGTCGGCAACACTGGTTCCGCGCTGAAATTCAAATATGGGCCGCTCGGCGACGTGGTGAACGTCGCCAGCCGCGTCCAAGGGGCAACCAAGTATCTCGGCGCCGATTGCCTCATCACGGGCGAGACGCTCAAACGGCTTCCCGCCGAGATCGCCAACCGCCGGCTCGCGCGTGTTCGCGCGGTGAACATCGCCCACCCGATCGATCTGTACGAGCTCGTGCCCAACGCCGGGCGCGATTGGGAGCAGAATCGCACCGCCTACGACGCCGCCCTCCGCGCGCTCGAGCAAGAAAACTGGCCGCAAGCCACCGCTGCCGCCGATGCGCTCGCGAAGGCGTATCCCGAAGATGCAGCGATCGCCGCTCTCGTGAAGCGCGTCGCCTCGGCCGATCGCACCGACCTACCGGGCGATACGTCGGTGTGGCAGCTGCCGGGGAAATAG
- a CDS encoding endonuclease, with protein sequence MRSSPLLLAVVCALASLPRLATAQSYDPPANYYATATGTGATLKSQLHDIIDGHTVISYDGARSALQVTDADPAKPGYMLTAYDRTSLHVAAINPGGSPPGWDSGATWNREHTWPRSRGVETSGPDDSDLFALRPALTSGNGDRANYNFGGTFGQAYGLKPSGTSDRPYWYPGDADAGMIARQEFYMAVRYDGSDSNTRNLELVSGNPTASNTAATLGNLDNLIQWHYAAVPDAFERRRNQVIYDDYQHNRNPFTDRPEYVWSIFMNQTNDSSLSFQGGTTGADGGSTLAVDMGRVIVGGAVPAAKSITLNKAGLNGTYYSVTTAGAATSTVSGRYNAFNTGVTGSRSINVGLTTSTAAAGLKTGTVTVDNLDVTNAGGAGRGANDANDVATVNLSVLSHANPSFAAGSDANSLTYDFGTIALGGPVPTFAFDLFNLEATAGYTAGLDLDAILGSGDTAAFSTTLSPFQGAATLAAGAGYGFTASMNTLAPGAFSVTYSLNFSDENLSGAASLGAMSLTLSGVVSAAPVDNADFNGDGFVDGADFLSWQRGFGGSASLATGDANGDGLVDAADLVIWQTQFGAGGSPLASVPEPTACCLALAAGLAVTAVRRRRAA encoded by the coding sequence ATGCGATCTTCCCCCCTCCTGCTTGCCGTTGTTTGCGCGCTCGCCTCCCTCCCCCGCCTCGCGACCGCGCAATCGTACGACCCTCCCGCCAACTACTACGCGACCGCCACCGGCACGGGGGCGACGCTCAAGTCACAGCTGCATGACATCATCGATGGTCATACAGTGATTTCTTACGACGGCGCGCGGTCCGCGCTGCAGGTGACCGACGCCGATCCCGCCAAGCCGGGCTATATGCTGACGGCCTACGATCGCACGTCGCTGCACGTCGCCGCGATCAACCCGGGAGGTTCGCCCCCCGGATGGGACTCGGGCGCCACTTGGAACCGAGAGCACACTTGGCCGCGGAGCCGGGGCGTCGAAACGAGCGGCCCCGATGACAGCGATTTGTTCGCGCTGCGGCCGGCCCTCACCTCCGGCAACGGCGACCGCGCCAACTACAACTTCGGCGGCACGTTCGGGCAAGCGTACGGATTGAAACCGTCAGGCACGAGCGATCGACCGTACTGGTATCCCGGCGACGCCGATGCGGGGATGATTGCCAGGCAAGAGTTTTACATGGCGGTTCGCTACGACGGCAGCGACAGCAACACGCGGAACTTGGAACTTGTTTCTGGCAATCCAACCGCATCCAATACTGCTGCGACGCTCGGGAATCTCGATAACTTGATTCAGTGGCACTACGCCGCCGTCCCCGACGCCTTCGAGCGTCGCCGCAATCAGGTGATCTACGACGACTACCAGCACAACCGCAACCCGTTCACCGATCGCCCCGAATACGTCTGGTCGATTTTCATGAACCAAACGAACGACAGCTCGCTGTCGTTCCAAGGGGGAACGACCGGCGCCGACGGCGGGTCGACGTTGGCGGTCGACATGGGCCGCGTGATCGTCGGCGGCGCGGTTCCTGCGGCGAAGAGCATCACGCTCAATAAGGCGGGGCTCAACGGGACGTATTACTCGGTGACGACGGCTGGAGCTGCCACGAGTACCGTCTCCGGACGCTATAACGCTTTTAACACGGGCGTGACCGGCAGCCGGTCAATCAACGTGGGCCTGACGACCTCGACCGCTGCAGCGGGCCTGAAGACCGGAACCGTGACGGTCGACAATCTCGACGTCACCAACGCTGGCGGGGCGGGCCGCGGGGCGAACGATGCCAACGACGTCGCCACCGTGAACCTCAGCGTTCTGAGCCACGCGAACCCCTCGTTCGCCGCGGGGAGCGACGCTAATTCGCTGACCTATGATTTCGGCACGATCGCCCTCGGCGGTCCTGTACCGACGTTCGCGTTCGACCTGTTCAACCTCGAAGCGACCGCCGGCTACACCGCGGGGCTCGACCTCGATGCGATCCTTGGCAGCGGCGATACCGCGGCGTTTAGCACGACGCTCTCACCGTTCCAAGGCGCCGCGACGCTTGCGGCGGGGGCTGGCTATGGTTTTACGGCGTCGATGAACACGCTCGCCCCCGGGGCGTTCTCAGTGACCTATTCACTCAACTTCTCCGACGAGAACCTCTCCGGCGCCGCGTCGCTGGGGGCCATGTCGCTCACGCTGAGCGGCGTCGTCTCAGCGGCGCCGGTCGACAATGCCGACTTCAACGGCGACGGCTTCGTCGACGGCGCCGACTTCCTGTCGTGGCAGCGCGGCTTCGGCGGCTCGGCGTCGCTCGCCACGGGCGATGCGAATGGCGACGGCTTGGTCGACGCCGCCGACCTCGTGATCTGGCAGACGCAATTCGGCGCCGGCGGTTCGCCGCTCGCGAGCGTGCCCGAACCGACGGCCTGCTGCTTGGCATTAGCGGCGGGGCTTGCCGTGACGGCGGTGCGTCGCCGCCGCGCCGCGTAG